The proteins below are encoded in one region of Micromonospora pisi:
- a CDS encoding helix-turn-helix transcriptional regulator, whose protein sequence is MTEQSQPTPGQRVERLRRAAGLSRERLAGLASLSPTTVKFIENGKRSLTLRAAQQLAPPLGVRDLGDLFGPTVTLSLDGHPSHPAVEDVRRALTAWHVTMTGEPASTDYLRGASDFAWQTWHTSRQQRTEVGMLLPGLLDATQRAARLHEGPDRRASLALLAQSYHLAQAYLAWHGDRELCWLTVDRGMAAALDADDPLALAQAIWYAAHLLRSTGRGDEAIERLREARGPIEPQVADGPAEYAEMLADLYLCSALTRARAGDQGAWADWQSARDVVHQVLPADYVGLRTRVSRPLVEVYAVMCAVDLGDPDEAQRRAHALDPATIPSTERQGRHYVELARSADLEGAREATLHLLTKADSTSPETVRYSPPARDMLTRLATEAPASIRADAVELAERAGINL, encoded by the coding sequence ATGACCGAGCAGTCACAGCCCACACCAGGACAGCGCGTCGAGCGCCTACGCCGGGCCGCCGGCCTGTCCCGTGAACGTCTTGCCGGACTGGCCAGCCTCTCGCCCACGACCGTCAAGTTCATCGAGAACGGCAAACGGTCGCTGACGCTGAGAGCAGCTCAACAGCTCGCGCCACCACTCGGCGTCCGTGACCTCGGCGACCTGTTCGGACCAACGGTCACTCTGTCCCTCGACGGCCACCCCAGTCACCCCGCAGTGGAGGACGTTCGTCGGGCGCTGACCGCATGGCACGTCACCATGACCGGCGAACCCGCCAGCACCGACTACCTGCGGGGGGCGAGCGACTTCGCCTGGCAGACCTGGCACACCTCACGGCAGCAGCGCACCGAGGTCGGGATGCTGCTGCCCGGCCTCCTCGATGCCACCCAGCGGGCGGCGCGGCTGCACGAGGGGCCCGACCGGCGGGCCTCCCTGGCCTTGCTCGCACAGTCGTACCATCTCGCCCAGGCGTACCTGGCGTGGCACGGCGACCGAGAACTGTGCTGGCTGACCGTCGACCGGGGCATGGCCGCCGCCCTCGACGCGGACGACCCGCTGGCCCTGGCGCAGGCCATCTGGTATGCGGCGCACCTGCTCCGATCCACCGGCCGGGGCGATGAGGCGATCGAGCGTCTGCGCGAAGCGCGTGGCCCGATCGAGCCGCAGGTGGCGGACGGACCGGCCGAATACGCCGAGATGTTGGCCGACCTGTACCTGTGCTCGGCGTTGACCCGGGCGCGGGCCGGTGACCAGGGTGCATGGGCCGACTGGCAGTCCGCACGGGACGTGGTGCACCAGGTGCTGCCGGCGGACTACGTGGGTCTGCGGACCCGGGTGTCCCGGCCGCTGGTCGAGGTGTACGCGGTGATGTGCGCTGTCGACCTAGGCGACCCCGACGAAGCGCAACGGCGGGCCCACGCTCTCGACCCGGCCACCATCCCCTCGACCGAGCGCCAGGGCCGACACTATGTCGAGCTGGCCCGCAGCGCCGACCTCGAAGGCGCCAGGGAGGCGACCCTGCACCTGCTGACGAAGGCCGACTCGACCTCACCAGAAACGGTGCGGTACAGCCCGCCTGCTCGGGACATGCTGACCCGGCTGGCTACCGAGGCACCGGCTTCGATCCGCGCGGACGCGGTCGAGTTGGCCGAACGAGCCGGCATCAATCTGTAG
- a CDS encoding cation acetate symporter: MANPYLVPAIVAVTLITVAIGFYGLKLARTTSDFLVASRTVSPNWNAAAIGGEYLSAASFLGIAGLILKYGVDVLWYPVGFAAGYLALLLFVAAPLRRSGAFTLPDFCEVRLGSRWLRKLATLFVIFIGWLYLVPQLQGAGLTLTTVAGGPYELGALLVGAVVTTNVALGGMRAVTFVQAFQYWLKLTALAVPVIFLAMQWQSDGRPAVTPPDGPTFRTTITVVVEEPATLTLPDGGIRAVRPGDELTFAAGDPVPAVSGAITDGPDWLLPSAAGSEDQDLFATYSLILATFLGTMGLPHVLVRFYTNPDGAAARRTTLVVLALVGMFYLLPTLYGVLGRIYTPQLLLSGQTDAVVVLLPGAALGGGLTGQLLAALVAAGAFAAFLSTSSGLLTSVAGVISTDVLGRGSVRDFRLATLVAGVVPLVLALNVSGLDVSQVVGLAFAVAASSFCPLLVLGIWWRGLTDLGAAAGILAGGGASILAVLVTVVGSPLSGWPATLIAQPAAWTVPLAFTVMVAVSMATRRRAPADVGATMLRLHAPEALRL, translated from the coding sequence GTGGCGAATCCGTACCTGGTGCCGGCGATCGTCGCGGTCACCCTGATCACTGTCGCGATCGGTTTCTACGGGCTCAAACTCGCCCGGACCACCTCGGACTTCCTGGTCGCCTCGCGTACGGTCAGCCCGAACTGGAACGCGGCGGCGATCGGTGGGGAGTACCTGTCCGCGGCGTCGTTCCTCGGCATCGCCGGGCTGATCCTGAAATACGGCGTCGACGTGCTCTGGTACCCGGTCGGTTTCGCCGCCGGCTACCTGGCGCTGCTGCTCTTCGTGGCGGCGCCGCTGCGCCGGTCCGGGGCGTTCACCCTGCCGGACTTCTGCGAGGTACGGCTCGGTTCGCGTTGGCTGCGCAAGCTCGCCACGCTCTTTGTCATCTTCATCGGCTGGCTCTACCTGGTGCCTCAGCTACAGGGCGCCGGACTGACCCTGACCACGGTCGCCGGCGGGCCGTACGAGCTGGGTGCGCTGCTGGTGGGGGCGGTGGTGACGACGAACGTGGCGTTGGGCGGGATGCGGGCGGTCACCTTCGTGCAGGCGTTCCAGTACTGGCTGAAGCTGACCGCGCTCGCCGTACCGGTGATCTTCCTGGCGATGCAGTGGCAGTCGGACGGCCGTCCGGCGGTGACACCGCCGGACGGGCCGACGTTCCGGACCACGATCACCGTCGTGGTCGAGGAGCCGGCGACCCTCACCCTGCCCGACGGCGGGATCCGGGCGGTACGCCCCGGCGACGAGCTGACCTTCGCCGCCGGTGACCCGGTGCCGGCGGTGTCCGGCGCGATCACCGACGGGCCGGACTGGCTGCTGCCGAGCGCCGCCGGCAGCGAGGACCAGGACCTCTTCGCCACCTATTCGCTGATCCTGGCGACGTTCCTGGGCACCATGGGGCTGCCGCACGTGCTGGTCCGCTTCTACACCAATCCGGACGGTGCCGCCGCCCGCCGGACCACGTTGGTGGTCCTGGCCCTGGTCGGGATGTTCTACCTGCTGCCCACCCTGTACGGCGTACTCGGCCGGATCTACACCCCGCAGTTGTTGCTGTCCGGGCAGACCGACGCGGTGGTGGTGCTGCTTCCGGGTGCGGCGCTCGGCGGCGGCCTGACCGGGCAACTACTCGCCGCCCTGGTCGCCGCCGGTGCCTTCGCGGCATTCCTCTCCACCTCGTCCGGCCTGCTCACCAGCGTCGCCGGGGTGATCTCCACCGATGTGCTCGGTCGCGGTTCGGTACGCGACTTCCGGCTGGCCACGCTGGTCGCCGGGGTGGTCCCGCTGGTGCTGGCGCTCAACGTCTCCGGGTTGGACGTTTCCCAGGTGGTCGGGTTGGCGTTCGCGGTCGCCGCGTCGAGTTTCTGCCCGCTGCTGGTGCTCGGCATCTGGTGGCGGGGCCTGACCGACCTGGGCGCGGCGGCGGGCATCCTCGCCGGTGGCGGGGCGTCGATCCTGGCGGTCCTGGTCACCGTGGTCGGCTCGCCGCTCTCGGGCTGGCCGGCGACCCTGATCGCCCAGCCGGCCGCGTGGACCGTGCCGTTGGCGTTCACCGTCATGGTGGCGGTGTCGATGGCGACCCGACGCCGGGCCCCGGCCGACGTCGGCGCCACCATGCTGCGCCTGCACGCCCCGGAGGCGCTACGCCTGTAG
- a CDS encoding DUF485 domain-containing protein gives MAAPIDPSPDPAAPTGLPRSRVVLAEVARQGRGPERTRTELTQQTVVGEALVRGLVRAQLALALRLSLVVAIGLGGLPLMFAIAPAAGAVKLFGVNLPWLLLGVGAFPFLVGIGWAYVRLAERNEQDFTDLVQRPER, from the coding sequence ATGGCCGCTCCCATCGATCCGTCCCCCGATCCGGCGGCTCCGACCGGGCTGCCCCGGTCCCGGGTCGTGCTGGCCGAGGTGGCGCGGCAGGGTCGCGGACCGGAGCGCACCCGGACAGAGTTGACCCAGCAGACCGTGGTCGGCGAGGCACTGGTCCGGGGGCTGGTACGCGCGCAGTTGGCGCTCGCCCTGCGCCTGTCACTGGTGGTCGCGATCGGACTCGGTGGCCTGCCGCTGATGTTCGCGATCGCCCCGGCGGCCGGTGCGGTGAAGCTGTTCGGGGTGAACCTGCCCTGGTTGCTGCTCGGTGTCGGCGCGTTCCCGTTCCTGGTCGGGATCGGCTGGGCGTACGTGCGGTTGGCCGAACGCAACGAGCAGGACTTCACCGACCTGGTTCAGCGACCGGAGCGCTGA
- a CDS encoding DUF4153 domain-containing protein: MPPPTQPVPGQRAQPQAPPTGARWGTVPPPRPPAPPSIWRRRWPGPTGGASQPALAAIAGAALITAASLPLDRPGVGWLVAAVAGTVALGVAIRRPSSVPAGTPSSLTSGRTTEPPTNPATGRPAGPAAGPAAEPPTGPVTVTDGGSVTAAGPSTVRSGSTGEPDRTGTVEPVRTGPARLGVARLFWAATTVALVGVGGLRAAGWLFVLCLLTAAVTACLATMNGKTLPGLFFSVLLTPESVFRARSWALAGLRSSSRAGRAGIGRTLATAAVSVGLLVVFGALFASADAAFADLLDTLLPELSVGAVFRWIFVGLAGGGLLLGAAYVLAAPPDLSGLERPARHRLRRLEWAVPVALLDLLFAAFVLVQLTNLFGGSAHVRETVGLTYAEHARGGFWQLLAVTVLTLMVIGGAVRWAPRETAAERLLIRVLLGALTLFSLVVVASALYRMNVYAQVYGATRLRLLVAACELWLGAVFLLILVAGVRLRAAWLPRLVVGAAVLALLGLAVANPDRLIAERNVDRFFATDRLDVRYLSQLSADAVPALDRLPEPWRDCALREIAQDLTDHPDDWRGANLGRSAAWELLRADPVVGSGQRYGICPGTR; the protein is encoded by the coding sequence ATGCCACCGCCAACGCAGCCCGTGCCGGGGCAGCGGGCGCAGCCGCAAGCGCCGCCAACGGGGGCGCGGTGGGGGACCGTACCGCCACCCCGCCCGCCCGCACCGCCGTCGATCTGGCGTCGACGCTGGCCGGGACCGACCGGCGGCGCGTCCCAGCCGGCCCTCGCCGCGATCGCCGGAGCGGCGCTGATCACTGCGGCCAGCCTCCCGCTCGACCGACCCGGCGTCGGTTGGCTGGTAGCCGCCGTCGCCGGGACGGTGGCGCTCGGCGTCGCGATCCGCCGCCCGTCCAGCGTGCCGGCCGGCACACCATCGAGCCTGACGTCCGGCCGGACGACTGAACCACCGACCAACCCGGCAACGGGCAGACCGGCTGGCCCGGCCGCTGGCCCGGCGGCTGAACCGCCGACCGGCCCGGTCACGGTCACGGACGGCGGCAGCGTCACGGCGGCGGGCCCGAGCACGGTACGGTCCGGCTCCACGGGGGAGCCGGACCGTACCGGGACGGTCGAGCCGGTACGGACAGGTCCGGCCAGGTTGGGCGTCGCCCGACTGTTCTGGGCGGCGACGACGGTGGCGCTGGTGGGCGTCGGCGGTCTTCGGGCGGCCGGCTGGCTCTTCGTCCTCTGCCTGCTCACCGCCGCGGTGACCGCGTGCCTGGCGACAATGAACGGCAAGACCCTGCCCGGCCTCTTCTTCTCCGTCCTGCTCACACCCGAGTCGGTCTTCCGGGCGCGGTCCTGGGCGCTTGCCGGTCTGCGGAGCAGCAGCCGGGCGGGACGGGCGGGCATCGGCCGGACCCTCGCCACCGCGGCCGTCTCCGTTGGCCTGCTGGTCGTCTTCGGTGCGCTGTTCGCCTCGGCCGACGCGGCCTTCGCCGACCTTCTCGACACACTGCTGCCCGAACTGTCGGTCGGGGCGGTGTTCCGCTGGATCTTCGTCGGGCTGGCCGGTGGTGGTCTGCTGCTCGGTGCCGCGTACGTGCTGGCCGCCCCACCGGACCTGAGCGGGTTGGAGCGGCCGGCGCGGCACCGGCTGCGGCGGTTGGAGTGGGCGGTGCCGGTGGCCCTGCTCGACCTGCTCTTCGCGGCGTTCGTGCTGGTGCAGCTCACGAACCTGTTCGGTGGTTCGGCACACGTACGGGAGACCGTGGGGCTCACGTACGCCGAACACGCCCGGGGCGGTTTCTGGCAGCTGCTCGCGGTCACCGTACTGACCCTGATGGTGATCGGCGGCGCCGTACGCTGGGCGCCCCGCGAGACGGCCGCCGAGCGCCTGCTGATCCGGGTCCTGCTCGGCGCTCTCACCCTGTTCAGCCTCGTCGTGGTCGCCTCCGCGCTCTACCGGATGAACGTCTACGCCCAGGTGTACGGCGCGACCCGGCTACGTCTGCTGGTCGCCGCCTGCGAACTGTGGCTGGGCGCGGTCTTCCTGCTCATCCTGGTCGCCGGCGTACGCCTGCGGGCGGCCTGGCTGCCCCGACTGGTGGTGGGCGCGGCGGTGCTGGCGCTGCTCGGTCTGGCCGTGGCGAACCCGGACCGGCTGATCGCCGAGCGCAACGTCGACCGGTTCTTCGCCACCGACCGACTGGACGTCCGGTACCTGTCCCAGCTCTCCGCCGACGCGGTGCCGGCCCTCGACCGGCTCCCCGAACCGTGGCGCGACTGCGCGCTGCGGGAGATCGCCCAGGACCTGACCGACCATCCCGACGACTGGCGGGGCGCGAACCTCGGCCGATCCGCCGCATGGGAACTGCTCCGCGCCGACCCGGTGGTCGGCTCCGGCCAGCGGTACGGAATCTGTCCCGGCACACGCTGA
- a CDS encoding HAMP domain-containing sensor histidine kinase: protein MTEAVWTWVNRGLDLLPRPLDPVRSIKVKLGILLVASGAAGLGLFWIGIGWIPPWTSATAIFVALLTSQVLAHGMTSPLREMTAAARAMARGDYSRRVRATSRDEVGELAVAFNQMAAELAESDRQRRELIANVSHELRTPITALQGVLENIVDGVAEPEPATLRTALAQTERLGHLVADLLDLSRLDAGVVPLRRVDIDVADFLDDAVRQAAVNASGAGRTVEFQVRQPATPLSIKADPWRLHQVFANLLDNAARHSPAGGNVLVTAEQHADRLSVEVSDEGEGIPVAERSRVFERFSRGARAVDGGTGLGLAIARWVVELHGGTIAVADPVASSGDRRNTGCRIRVTLPLGLPQAAIATGS from the coding sequence ATGACCGAGGCGGTCTGGACGTGGGTCAACCGGGGGCTCGACCTGCTGCCCCGCCCACTCGACCCGGTCCGATCGATCAAGGTCAAACTCGGCATTCTGCTGGTGGCCTCGGGCGCCGCCGGACTGGGTTTGTTCTGGATCGGCATCGGCTGGATCCCACCGTGGACCTCGGCCACCGCCATCTTCGTCGCGCTGCTCACCTCGCAGGTCCTGGCCCACGGCATGACCTCGCCACTGCGCGAGATGACGGCGGCGGCGCGGGCGATGGCCAGGGGCGACTACAGCCGTCGGGTGCGGGCCACCTCCCGGGACGAGGTCGGCGAACTCGCGGTCGCGTTCAACCAGATGGCGGCGGAGTTGGCCGAGTCGGACCGGCAGCGGCGGGAGCTGATCGCCAACGTGTCGCACGAGCTGCGTACGCCGATCACCGCACTCCAGGGGGTGCTGGAGAACATCGTGGACGGGGTGGCGGAGCCGGAACCGGCCACCCTGCGGACCGCTCTGGCGCAGACCGAACGACTCGGGCACCTGGTCGCCGACCTGCTCGACCTGTCCCGCCTCGACGCCGGGGTGGTGCCGTTGCGCCGGGTCGACATCGACGTCGCCGACTTCCTCGACGACGCCGTACGTCAGGCGGCGGTGAACGCGAGTGGCGCCGGTCGGACGGTCGAGTTCCAGGTACGCCAACCCGCCACACCGCTGAGCATCAAGGCCGACCCGTGGCGATTGCACCAGGTCTTCGCGAACCTGCTCGACAACGCGGCCCGGCACAGTCCAGCCGGGGGCAACGTGCTGGTCACCGCGGAACAGCACGCTGATCGGCTGAGCGTCGAGGTCTCCGACGAGGGCGAGGGCATACCGGTGGCGGAACGCTCGCGGGTCTTCGAACGGTTCAGCCGGGGCGCACGCGCGGTCGACGGCGGCACCGGACTCGGGCTGGCGATCGCCCGTTGGGTGGTGGAGCTGCACGGCGGCACCATCGCGGTGGCCGACCCCGTCGCGAGCAGCGGTGACCGCCGGAACACCGGTTGCCGGATCCGGGTGACGTTGCCACTCGGGCTGCCCCAGGCGGCGATCGCCACCGGTTCCTGA
- a CDS encoding response regulator transcription factor, with amino-acid sequence MNARRVLVVEDERTIAESVAARLRAEGFAVDIAGDGPTAVESVRLKPPDLVVLDVMLPGFDGLEVCRRIQADRPVPVLMLTARDDETDLLVGLAVGADDYLTKPFSLRELAARVHALLRRVERAASTAQQVLRLGDLEINQAERRVRRAGVEAHLTPTEFDLLVHLAGRPRTVLPRERLLTDVWGWADGSGTRTVDSHIKALRRKLGADLIRTVHGVGYALEVQT; translated from the coding sequence ATGAACGCACGTCGGGTCCTTGTCGTCGAGGACGAACGGACCATCGCGGAGTCGGTCGCGGCGCGGCTGCGCGCCGAGGGGTTCGCCGTCGACATCGCCGGGGACGGCCCGACCGCGGTCGAGTCGGTACGCCTGAAACCGCCGGACCTGGTGGTGCTGGACGTGATGCTGCCGGGTTTCGACGGGTTGGAGGTGTGCCGGCGGATCCAGGCCGACCGACCGGTGCCGGTGCTGATGTTGACCGCCCGCGACGACGAGACCGATCTGCTGGTCGGATTGGCGGTCGGCGCGGACGACTACCTGACCAAGCCCTTCTCGCTGCGTGAGCTGGCGGCCCGGGTGCACGCGCTGCTTCGGCGGGTGGAACGGGCGGCGAGCACGGCGCAGCAGGTTCTGCGGCTCGGCGACCTGGAGATCAACCAGGCCGAACGACGGGTCCGACGGGCCGGCGTCGAGGCTCACCTCACCCCCACCGAGTTCGACCTGCTGGTGCACCTCGCCGGCCGGCCCCGGACCGTACTGCCCCGGGAGCGGTTGCTCACCGATGTCTGGGGCTGGGCCGATGGTTCCGGCACCCGCACCGTGGACAGCCACATCAAGGCGTTACGCCGGAAACTCGGTGCCGATCTGATCCGGACCGTGCACGGTGTCGGCTACGCACTGGAGGTACAGACATGA
- a CDS encoding LytR/AlgR family response regulator transcription factor encodes MNGFLRVLAVDDEPPALDELAYHLRADPRVARLHTASDATEALRVLRDVDVDVVFLDIRMPGLDGMELARVLRRFARPPAIVFVTAYDDGAVDAFDLGVTDYVRKPVRAERLAESLRRVIGSRVVPTHPAALARAEEDPTIPVELAGTTRMLPRSAVRWVEAQGDYARLYTSDTSHLVRVPLATLAERWADAGFVRIHRSYLVQLRLIAELRLANSGYVVVVDGTELPVSRRHTRELKDKLVRAAKQDWNR; translated from the coding sequence GTGAACGGATTCCTGCGGGTGCTGGCGGTGGACGACGAGCCGCCCGCACTGGACGAGCTCGCGTACCACCTGCGGGCCGACCCCAGGGTGGCCCGGTTGCACACCGCCTCGGACGCCACGGAGGCGCTGCGCGTACTGCGGGACGTCGACGTCGACGTGGTCTTCCTCGACATCCGGATGCCGGGCCTGGACGGCATGGAGCTGGCCCGGGTGCTGCGGCGGTTCGCCCGGCCACCGGCGATCGTCTTCGTCACCGCGTACGACGACGGCGCGGTCGACGCGTTCGACCTCGGCGTGACCGACTACGTCCGCAAACCGGTACGCGCCGAGCGGCTGGCCGAGTCGTTGCGGCGGGTGATCGGCTCCCGGGTGGTGCCCACCCATCCCGCCGCGCTGGCCCGCGCGGAGGAGGATCCGACGATCCCGGTGGAGCTGGCCGGGACGACCAGGATGTTGCCCCGGTCGGCGGTGCGCTGGGTGGAGGCGCAGGGCGACTACGCACGCCTCTACACCTCGGACACGTCCCATCTGGTCCGGGTCCCGTTGGCGACGTTGGCGGAGCGGTGGGCGGACGCGGGCTTCGTTCGGATCCACCGGTCGTACCTGGTGCAGTTGCGACTCATCGCCGAACTCCGGCTGGCCAACTCCGGGTACGTGGTGGTGGTCGACGGCACCGAGTTGCCGGTCAGCCGCCGGCACACCCGGGAGCTGAAGGACAAGCTGGTACGCGCGGCAAAGCAGGACTGGAACAGGTAG
- a CDS encoding sensor histidine kinase, whose product MGPNMSAVLAVVALVSALGAALFAVLRLRARRGIATASQLATYDVLHTAGLAAEPLRAGLSAASAAKAVRHLRALVGAAGLALVDEVEVLAIDGRGSHHGAQFVAAAERAVAVNRSTVLGESELRCDRVDCPVRGAVVAPLIGSDGKAVGVLVAVADDQPAPGLVQATLETAHWASAQLALAELDSSRERLARAEVRALRAQISPHFIYNALTAIGSFVRTDPERARELILEFAEFTRYSFRAHGEFTTLAEELRSIDRYLTIERARFGDRLQVRLQIAPEVLPVTLPFLCLQPLVENAVRHGLSRKPGLGMVSIEARDAGAECHITVEDDGVGMDPAVLAAGIAEAARDSSDDSGQHVGLSNVDERLRSAFGDGFGLVVETGLGSGTKVSMRVPKFHRHVRANG is encoded by the coding sequence GTGGGACCGAACATGTCTGCTGTGCTCGCGGTCGTGGCGTTGGTGAGCGCGCTCGGCGCGGCGCTCTTCGCTGTGCTGCGGTTACGTGCCCGCCGGGGGATCGCCACGGCAAGCCAGTTGGCGACGTACGACGTGTTGCACACCGCCGGGCTCGCCGCCGAGCCGTTGCGGGCCGGGCTGTCGGCGGCGAGTGCGGCAAAGGCGGTACGGCACCTGCGTGCCCTGGTCGGTGCAGCCGGCCTGGCGCTGGTCGACGAGGTCGAGGTGCTGGCGATCGACGGTCGGGGCAGCCACCATGGCGCCCAGTTCGTGGCTGCCGCGGAGCGGGCGGTCGCGGTGAACCGGTCGACGGTGCTCGGTGAGTCGGAGTTGCGCTGCGACCGGGTCGACTGCCCGGTACGAGGTGCGGTGGTCGCGCCGTTGATCGGCTCGGACGGGAAGGCGGTCGGGGTGCTGGTCGCGGTCGCCGACGACCAGCCGGCACCGGGCCTGGTGCAGGCCACGCTGGAAACGGCGCACTGGGCGAGTGCGCAGCTCGCGCTCGCCGAACTCGACTCGTCGCGGGAGCGGCTGGCGCGGGCCGAGGTACGGGCGCTACGGGCACAGATCAGCCCGCACTTCATCTACAACGCGTTGACCGCGATCGGGTCGTTCGTACGTACGGATCCGGAGCGGGCGCGTGAGCTGATCCTGGAGTTCGCCGAGTTCACCCGGTACTCGTTCCGGGCGCACGGTGAGTTCACCACGCTCGCGGAGGAGTTGCGGTCGATCGACCGTTACCTGACGATCGAGCGGGCCCGGTTCGGTGATCGGCTCCAGGTGCGGTTGCAGATCGCGCCCGAGGTGTTGCCGGTGACGCTGCCGTTCCTCTGTCTACAGCCTCTGGTCGAGAACGCGGTCCGGCACGGCTTGTCCCGTAAGCCGGGACTCGGCATGGTAAGCATCGAGGCTCGTGACGCCGGGGCCGAGTGTCACATCACGGTGGAGGATGACGGGGTGGGGATGGACCCGGCGGTACTCGCGGCCGGGATCGCCGAGGCGGCCCGGGACAGTTCCGACGACTCGGGTCAGCACGTGGGTCTTTCCAATGTGGATGAGCGGCTCCGGTCGGCGTTCGGGGACGGGTTCGGCCTGGTCGTCGAGACGGGGCTGGGATCGGGTACGAAGGTGAGCATGCGGGTGCCGAAGTTCCACCGGCACGTCCGGGCGAATGGGTGA
- a CDS encoding sugar transferase — translation MTTSLQRPVTGTGRNGPVRHVDSFEIQLPTTPPPNGVPRSAWAKVSRRVSRWHRPYTLILLVLDFAAAALASWVSIELFEKATAGFGDPRLFHTVTYLLLPLGWLLALWGNRAYDRRYLGIGTEEFKRVVRASVVVAASVSFIAFATVTKPSRLSVATALITALVFILILRLLARSVLHTMRRRSGHAAHRMVLVGTLPEALEVYTAVTRSPAAGLIPVAIHLTDGYAAARGIDTPVPIYAGRDVLSLVREVAGDTIAVCGSASWEPGELRRLAWQLEGSGIDLVVAPQLTDIAGPRVHIRPIEGLPLLHVEEPTLSGPALLAKNLLDRVAAGLGLLMLSPLFIAIALAIRISDPGPVFFRQPRVGHEGRTFRVWKFRTMYVDAEDRLAGLVDQNETDGMLFKIKEDPRVFPVGRFLRASSLDELPQLINVLKGEMSLVGPRPLPADDGDFLGDVRRRLLVRPGMTGLWQVSGRSDLSWDEAVRLDLYYVDNWSLAYDLSILWRTIGVVLARKGAY, via the coding sequence GTGACGACAAGCCTCCAGCGCCCGGTAACTGGCACTGGCCGGAATGGCCCGGTACGACACGTCGACAGCTTCGAAATCCAGCTGCCGACCACTCCGCCACCGAATGGCGTACCCCGGTCCGCCTGGGCCAAGGTCAGCCGGCGGGTGTCCCGGTGGCACCGCCCGTACACCCTGATCCTGCTCGTACTGGACTTCGCCGCGGCCGCGCTGGCGAGCTGGGTCTCGATCGAGCTGTTCGAGAAGGCCACCGCCGGGTTCGGCGACCCCAGGTTGTTCCACACGGTGACCTATCTGCTGCTGCCGCTCGGCTGGCTGCTGGCACTCTGGGGCAACCGGGCCTACGACCGGCGCTATCTCGGCATCGGCACCGAGGAGTTCAAACGGGTCGTACGGGCCAGCGTGGTGGTCGCGGCGAGCGTCTCCTTCATCGCCTTCGCCACCGTCACCAAGCCGTCCCGTCTCTCCGTCGCCACCGCGTTGATCACTGCGCTGGTATTCATTCTGATTCTCCGGTTGCTGGCCCGTTCCGTGCTGCACACGATGCGTCGGCGCAGCGGTCACGCCGCGCACCGGATGGTGCTGGTCGGCACCCTGCCGGAAGCGTTGGAGGTCTACACCGCGGTCACCCGCAGCCCGGCCGCCGGCCTGATTCCGGTCGCCATCCACCTCACCGACGGTTACGCCGCCGCCCGGGGGATCGACACGCCGGTGCCGATCTACGCCGGACGGGACGTCCTGTCGCTGGTCCGCGAGGTGGCCGGCGACACCATCGCGGTCTGTGGCTCGGCGAGCTGGGAACCGGGCGAACTGCGCCGGCTCGCCTGGCAACTCGAAGGTTCCGGTATCGACCTGGTCGTCGCCCCGCAGCTCACCGACATCGCCGGTCCCCGGGTGCACATCCGGCCGATCGAGGGTCTGCCGCTGCTGCACGTCGAGGAGCCCACCCTCTCCGGTCCGGCGCTGCTGGCGAAGAACCTGCTCGACCGGGTCGCGGCCGGGCTTGGTCTGCTGATGCTCTCCCCGCTCTTCATCGCCATCGCGCTCGCGATCCGGATCTCCGACCCCGGACCGGTCTTCTTCCGCCAGCCCCGGGTCGGCCACGAGGGCCGCACGTTCCGGGTCTGGAAGTTCCGCACCATGTACGTGGACGCCGAGGACCGCCTCGCCGGCCTGGTGGACCAGAACGAAACCGACGGCATGCTCTTCAAGATCAAGGAAGATCCCCGGGTCTTCCCCGTCGGTCGCTTCCTCCGCGCCAGTTCGCTCGACGAACTCCCCCAGCTGATCAACGTGCTCAAGGGCGAGATGTCCCTGGTCGGCCCCCGCCCGCTGCCCGCCGACGACGGCGACTTCCTCGGCGACGTACGACGCCGACTGCTCGTCCGCCCCGGCATGACCGGCCTCTGGCAGGTCTCCGGCCGCTCCGACCTCTCCTGGGACGAAGCGGTCCGACTCGACCTCTACTACGTCGACAACTGGTCGCTCGCCTACGACCTCAGCATCCTCTGGCGCACCATCGGTGTGGTCCTGGCCCGCAAGGGTGCTTACTAG